DNA sequence from the Mangifera indica cultivar Alphonso chromosome 18, CATAS_Mindica_2.1, whole genome shotgun sequence genome:
AGCGTATAAAATCATGACACTTTAGATCGGATGTTACAATGTAACAGAAATCATTGGAAAATGTTTGGTTTGTTGTGAAAAAACTTGGCAAAATTTAAGATACAATTTGAAATCTAAAGATTCAACTCTTGCAGACTCTCACTGTAATGGAAGCAATGaaataacttatattatttcatactgaaaaaaattacaaaaaacttcataaaaaaCACGATTCTGACAATACTTTGTTTTACTAGACTCATTTTTTAAAGCAAACTGGTCAATCAATTCCTAACTTAAATTGGTCAATCAAGCAAAACCCAAGGGATAATTtaaatagcaaaaaaaaaaaggttttacgTAAAAGAGAGCATAGATTCAAGTTTTCTCTAgtaatatcaaaatcaaatttttgacttaCCTAATTTAATGGTTGTGGATCGGTCATTGGACCCAAAGTTTATCCTGTTTGGTGTAGTTGATTTTGACACAATGTGATAGCTGGGATTCCTCattaccaaaaatatattattattcatttgtcttttagttattttatgtaattaaactGTCCATGAACTTTTCGGAAAAGAACTGTTGAATACATAGTAACAGAtgataactataaatatattcttaaaaaattcaaatgaaatgaaCTTATTTAAACCTAGATAATGAAACCAGAAAAATAACAAACTAACGATAAACGTAGAACATGCCTGGTGAAAATGACCAACTTCTGCACTCTTCTAAATTTGGTGTTTGAATTAGATCCTGACTTCTATGCCTTGGTTGAACAGGTGTTCTTTTACAGACTGAATGGGCACCTGCAATCCACAGAATTATGGAGGGTTTATACAGAGCATAATAGTCGCAGAGAAGTTGAAAGATTGTCACAGAACTAGTTCATTCTAGGTATGGAAAATGGATTGAAGGACTACACAAATGTGAAGTGGAGATGTATTTTGATAGGAACATAAGCTGGTGTTGTATTACCTCCTTCCGATGGAAAATACCGGCAGCAAGGGCAGCAGATGCAGTTGATTTCATAAACACCTCAGAGAAGTGTTCAACAACACCTGCACCGCTACTTGCGATGACAGGGATGCTCACAGCATCTGAGATCAACTTTATTAAATCTACATCAAATCCTTTCCCTTGACctgaaaaaacaaacataacCGCATTATATCCAGAGAACAGATGAAAGAAACAAGAAGCTGCTTTAATTATGAATCAAGCACATTTTTAGATGTAGTGATGACATTTGGATCTGACGGGTCTCTGACATTTGAGTCTCTGTTTTTAAACTAGAAAGAAGGTCACCAAAAAAGTAAATCGCATGGCAGATTAAACCGAACAACTAATTTGTTAAAACTCGCATTTCATAGTTGGAAGTCAAAGAACATAATATATGCTTGATGATATTGAACAATAACCACAAATTAGTGTCGGTGCACCATTTTTTCAGCATTAAACACCAAAGAAACTGTCACACCAATCAATATGATGAAATGGCCTCACAAAACTAGAATCAACACACATAAAACATGTCCACAgacaaaatttaatacaaattttccACACGTTTCAAATTGatgctaaaaaagaaaaataatgttaaCTTTTTAAGGACCAAAAGAGCTATTTATACCATCACAATCAATGCAATTCAACAGTATCTCTCCGGCTCCCAGGTCTTCAACTGCTTTTGCAAGTTCATAAGCTCCAATTGGCCGACCTTCCCGCCCACCactaaccttaaaaaaaaaaaaaatcacaggaAGCTATTTTAATGCTCAACAATATAACCCTGTGGCATCTAAACTACAGCCTTGCAATCTCCAATCAAACTAAGGAGTAggtgattataatattttgtccaGACTATCTTACTTATGGCAACATTTCTAACTTGGTCATCAGATCCTAAATcacatataacaataaaattgcaaaaataaagaaagcaaagaagGCTTACTGTACACTGATACCAAGCATATTCTTCTCCTTTTGGACCTGACACCATTAGAAAAATGGTTAGTCACAATTCAGGTAAGATCTGGAAAAAGCTCATGAAATGTTAAATGACTTGTATAATAAACTTGTTTGATGTGGCTTCCATCTAAACCATAATCAGACAGTCTCCTACCTACCGAGGCAGGAAGAGCtaagtcatttttattttcaaactgcCATATAACTCTGACAAACAACTAGAGATACTTATAATTGCCCAACAgccatttgaaagaaaaaaactgatCAAAAGGGAAACAATTTTGATTGATGAACATTTCAACAAAAGATATTTAGGATAATCAAGCTCATAAACAAGCAGTCAGAAAAAAAATCCGTGGTAAATCTAGGACTCATAGCACAGGTTGATAATCTCTGGAACACACCCCACCTAACTACTATTCTTGATGGACTTTGAACACCagactagtaatattaaaagaccgatttaattattatatttgatttcaatgtAAACAATGAACTGatcaaattcagaaaaattGACAAATAGAATTTACGGACACTGTAATAATGCATCTTATTGGCTAGTCTAAGCTAAAACTGGATAGaaggaataagaaaaaaagataactGCTTCACCTGGGTTTGTCACTCTTATGGCCTTGAACTTTACATCATCAGGACTATTAAGGTATACTCTACGAGGATCAATACTAACAACCACTGCCTGCAAAATAAGCATTCAATCAACTAATGAAATGTCAAATCTCCATGCTCTCTAATAATAATCATGACTCTCTTAAGTGCAATTTGCAACTAACCACCCATTTTTTACACAAACTCTAGATATTACCTGATTCCCGTAAACTCTAGATATTTGTTCTAAGCTGCTTTTTCCAGTCTTCacctgaaaaaaaattaaaaaccatcAGCAGGGGCACATATTTAGATATGAACAATCAGATCAGGTCCAGAACTATCATGGAAACAGATGATCAAAAGGATTGCGTACTCcagtttttatatattcttcaGCAACATAAACTGCATCACTTCCAATAGATATCTTGTCTGCCCCAGATCTGAAATATTCTGAGGCTACTTCCAAACTAGAATAGTACCTGGAAAAATAGCAGCTAAAAATAAGCATGACCGTGCacttaaacaagaaaatatcaGATTGGGAACTGCAGAATTACAACACTTCTTAAAGATAATCACTTAAGAGGAGTTGAAGACAATGATAGACAAAAACACAAAACGGTAATCCAGACAATATCACCCCATAGTATACCTGCCATTTGCATCTGTAAAATCTCTTATCCCACCTCCAACAGTTAGTGGCACAAAAACATTCTCTGACGTTAATCTTAATACCTACAAGACACAACAAGCAGGTGAAATGAATTTACAGAACTAAAAGTGTTAAACATGTAGAAATCAAATGATATATGAGGCAAAATTTCTTCAACAGTCACTTTACATACCTGCAACATTGGCAAATCACCTAATGGGAAATCACGGAAACCAGTAATATTCAAAAAGCTAATCTGAGAATCAATCAATCCAATAAACGAAACTGTGAGATCAACATCCAAATTAGCTCTatgttctttttaataaaatctaactGTCAACATTTGTACTATACTAAGGAAGTATACCTCATCAGCTCCATCTTTATAATACTGTCCAGCAAGCTCAACAGGCTTGCCAAGGTTTCTCACCTGCAAAATTTTGAGACTCTATATTATAACCAAATAtacatatgataatttaaaggAGAGTTGGTgccaaattattataaataattttttatgagcAACCATTTTGGCCCAAATATCGGATGCTGATATCCATACAAATCATATGAACAACATTCTAGAAATCTATGAAGTACCTCATTCTCTTTTGTGTGCTCTCTTACATCATACTGGTCTCCTTTGGTGACAACAAGATCTCCTTTATCATTTGCTCTTACATCAAGACACGCAATAACCTGTCGGAATAATAATACAGTTTAGGGCCCACACAATCAGTATGCATATATCACAACTAGCGGGGAATAATCAATACAgcaattttatctctttattttcCAAAACCAATATATACTTCCAATTTCCAATTTCATAGAAGAACAAGAAAGAACTTGTAAGAGATGACAGGTTCAACAATTATTACCCTTTTTGCAAGCTTTGAGGCCTTTCCTTCAGTTGGCTTCTGTCTTCAAATGAACCATTTGATCATTAGATGAATTGACAGCAAGGTAATATATGAGATACATATAAGTCAAGTACAATGGCTACCTTTAGCATAGTTGACTTTGGATACAAGAACCTCCTCAATACTGAAAGACCAACATCTGCAACATCCATTTCATATTGACAGTATCAAGAAAGATGTcaacaagataataaaaattttcagagCATTTCTTTCTCCAGATAACGAAAGTTTATCAGATGattattttagttttcatttaaattgatatcACAGATTTTAGGATTTTCCTTTAAAATCTGTCTTCATaccaatattttatttcaacaagTTCTAAAGTTGGACAACAAGAAGAGAGGAAACTGAACAATGATAAAGTTGGACAACAAGTTCTAAAATCTGTCTTCATACCAATATTTTATTAGAAGAGGATATCTTAATAGTAATTTTCCTTTGTAGTAAGATCTCCTTCTTCGAAACCTCTTTGTCTTTGatacaaatttgatatttggtCGCAGAagaaccaaagaaaaaaaatctatggAATACATCTCACCTCCACTCTTCTCTGGATGAAATTGAACTGCATGCACATTTCCTCTTCTAATAGATGCTATAAAATTTTCACCATAGTTGCATGTAGATGACACCCACTCTTTGTTGTCATCTgactacaaaaataaataaaaaaataagaagggGATCACTGAAACCAATTCTAAATTAAGAAAACATGTTGAGATCAAGAGACATTAgcaagataaaaatttaaaggagACAAGGGAGGTGGAAGGATAAGCATACTGGCATGGCACGGTAAGAGTGGACAAAATAAACATGGCGGTTTCCAACATCATCCAGAATTTCAGAGTCTTTTGTGATTTGCAAAGCATTCCAACCGATATGTGGAACTCTGAAGCCATTAGATGAATTGAAACGCCCAACCACACCTGGTATCAAGCCAAGACCATTCACTGCAACACATGTAACAACAGAATTAAATTCCTCTTTATTTCCCTTACATCCTGCTAGAATAGAAACTACCATTTTGGTTCACCAGAAAACACAGTACAGATAAGCATTATCATTATCCAAGCCGTTGAAAACCAAGATTAAATGCATGTCAACAAGACATGAAACAACGTCtcagaaaattcaaaaactaaccTGGCCCATTCTCCTCGCTAGACTCAAAAAGAAGTTGAAGTCCAAGACATATGCCTAAAAATGGGCGATCCTTCTCAATATATGTACATAATGCTTCTGCCATTCTGcaacatcaaaaaaaaaaaaaaaaacccttacaCATTCACATATGATACATGCAACTAAATAATTCAATCACAGAGCAGAAAGTCGTAAACATATCAAAACCAAATGTAAGAAAAGAATTAATCAGAAGTTACACGAAAAATGTTACCCTGTCTTGTTGAGCACATCCATGGCAGCAGCAAATGCACCCACACCAGGAAATATAAGCCGGTTTGCATTTAGAATATCTTCCGGAGTTTGCACCTtcatagagagaaaaaaacttTCTGAAATTACTAACTTGTTGGggctaaaattaaatttatcaatatggCTTTAACATTTATTATGTCAAAAATATACATTGCTGCAACACGAACACTAAGTTAAAAAACGAACAACATTACATCATGAAGAAATTCAcagaataaaaaaatcttacattttttttatatattaatttttcaaaataatataaaaaatgtagaaacTGACTTACATCTTTAATGTCAAAACCTAAAAAACGAATCGCATTTCTCACACTACGAACATTTCCAGCA
Encoded proteins:
- the LOC123201884 gene encoding imidazole glycerol phosphate synthase hisHF, chloroplastic-like isoform X2 codes for the protein MEAAPPSPFTSVSASQLNSNTRSFSSFSSSSSSSSLLFSRNYAIYRNKHSRVKFKSSSTLSLRASSSSSDSVVTLLDYGAGNVRSVRNAIRFLGFDIKDVQTPEDILNANRLIFPGVGAFAAAMDVLNKTGMAEALCTYIEKDRPFLGICLGLQLLFESSEENGPVNGLGLIPGVVGRFNSSNGFRVPHIGWNALQITKDSEILDDVGNRHVYFVHSYRAMPSDDNKEWVSSTCNYGENFIASIRRGNVHAVQFHPEKSGDVGLSVLRRFLYPKSTMLKKPTEGKASKLAKRVIACLDVRANDKGDLVVTKGDQYDVREHTKENEVRNLGKPVELAGQYYKDGADEISFLNITGFRDFPLGDLPMLQVLRLTSENVFVPLTVGGGIRDFTDANGRYYSSLEVASEYFRSGADKISIGSDAVYVAEEYIKTGVKTGKSSLEQISRVYGNQAVVVSIDPRRVYLNSPDDVKFKAIRVTNPGPKGEEYAWYQCTVSGGREGRPIGAYELAKAVEDLGAGEILLNCIDCDGQGKGFDVDLIKLISDAVSIPVIASSGAGVVEHFSEVFMKSTASAALAAGIFHRKEVPIQSVKEHLFNQGIEVRI
- the LOC123201884 gene encoding imidazole glycerol phosphate synthase hisHF, chloroplastic-like isoform X1; the protein is MEAAPPSPFTSVSASQLNSNTRSFSSFSSSSSSSSLLFSRNYAIYRNKHSRVKFKSSSTLSLRASSSSSDSVVTLLDYGAGNVRSVRNAIRFLGFDIKDVQTPEDILNANRLIFPGVGAFAAAMDVLNKTGMAEALCTYIEKDRPFLGICLGLQLLFESSEENGPVNGLGLIPGVVGRFNSSNGFRVPHIGWNALQITKDSEILDDVGNRHVYFVHSYRAMPSDDNKEWVSSTCNYGENFIASIRRGNVHAVQFHPEKSGDVGLSVLRRFLYPKSTMLKKPTEGKASKLAKRVIACLDVRANDKGDLVVTKGDQYDVREHTKENEILQVRNLGKPVELAGQYYKDGADEISFLNITGFRDFPLGDLPMLQVLRLTSENVFVPLTVGGGIRDFTDANGRYYSSLEVASEYFRSGADKISIGSDAVYVAEEYIKTGVKTGKSSLEQISRVYGNQAVVVSIDPRRVYLNSPDDVKFKAIRVTNPGPKGEEYAWYQCTVSGGREGRPIGAYELAKAVEDLGAGEILLNCIDCDGQGKGFDVDLIKLISDAVSIPVIASSGAGVVEHFSEVFMKSTASAALAAGIFHRKEVPIQSVKEHLFNQGIEVRI